CCACCCTGTCCAAATCGCCCGCCGAACTGTTGATCTGTGAACAGTCCTCCGTTAATTTGAGAATCGATTCCACCAGGAACTAAAGGAATGTCTGAGCCAAACCTTCCTCTAGGTCCAAAAAGTCCCCTGGGTCTGAGACCATCGCCCCAGACTCCTCCACCCCCGGGGGTCAATGGTCCACCTCCTACACAGATGTCCATGTCACAGTCTGGACATTGGATTCCATTGTATGTGAAGAACTGTGTTCTTCTGCATTCTTGTGGGATGAACTGTTGTGTCTGTAGGCAGTGTCTGGGGGGACACACTACCGGCTTTTCTAGAAGCAGTCCTTTTCCTCCCGGATATACATTGTCTGTCTTGATAATTGGCTTTTTCAGTCCTTTCTTTGATCCACCAATGAATCCCCTGTTATGAAATCCGTCCAAAAATCCTGACTTCTTTTTACCTATGATTCCACCGCCAAGCTTAGGCCCGTACACAATTTCTTTCTTTATCGGAATTCTTTTCTCGCCGTATCGCCTACCTAAATGGTCAAAAGACGAATCATTACAGAATATTTATGAAAGATTATTGTCAAAACGGTTCATAGTCTCATACAATACCTTGCTCATTACATTTTTTCAGAAA
This genomic window from Magallana gigas chromosome 5, xbMagGiga1.1, whole genome shotgun sequence contains:
- the LOC136269570 gene encoding uncharacterized protein isoform X1, which encodes MDCVFIHGVRLGFFTPLHYLSTMKCFLLAAALIIAIAATEGRRYGEKRIPIKKEIVYGPKLGGGIIGKKKSGFLDGFHNRGFIGGSKKGLKKPIIKTDNVYPGGKGLLLEKPVVCPPRHCLQTQQFIPQECRRTQFFTYNGIQCPDCDMDICVGGGPLTPGGGGVWGDGLRPRGLFGPRGRFGSDIPLVPGGIDSQINGGLFTDQQFGGRFGQGGFIGGLGDIDQFGNQNGGRFGP
- the LOC136269570 gene encoding uncharacterized protein isoform X2, producing the protein MDCVFIHGVRLGFFTPLHYLSTMKCFLLAAALIIAIAATEGMRYGEKRIPIKKEIVYGPKLGGGIIGKKKSGFLDGFHNRGFIGGSKKGLKKPIIKTDNVYPGGKGLLLEKPVVCPPRHCLQTQQFIPQECRRTQFFTYNGIQCPDCDMDICVGGGPLTPGGGGVWGDGLRPRGLFGPRGRFGSDIPLVPGGIDSQINGGLFTDQQFGGRFGQGGFIGGLGDIDQFGNQNGGRFGP